Genomic segment of Malus domestica chromosome 15, GDT2T_hap1:
AGGCGCAATGAGGGGTGACCGCCCCTCCGGTTGTCAGAAATCTCCACTAAGAGTAGGATTCTGCCTCTCCAATCTTCTAAACCTGCTGGTATTTGGGCTGGTGCGCTGCAATGCTCTGCTGGGTTTTAATGTTATCAAGGAAGAAGACGACCTAATGATGTTTAAATACCAAACAACATTGTCATATGCTATTGTTTATAAAGCTTTGTTCCAGTGTTCCCTTTAATGAAACGGTGTGGATTGTGGGTTCTTTTTAGTTTcttccttatttttttaatttattgatATGGGCTCCTTTCTAACCTCACTACCATTTAGTTGATTAAACATTATTGCCCAAAGATACAAGCCCACCATTTCAATTATCTACCCTTTATCTCATTTGTCTAGACTGAAGAGCACAAATAGGTTGATGTTTGTTATTGTTCCTTTttaattattgttattattttcaGAATTTAAAGTTAtttcatctttttttcttttaatcctTGAGAGATAATGATTTTGAGGACTTGTTTCCTGATGAACAAAAGTTTTGtgagaaaaataatattaatgttCCTAACTTGACTTGCATTTCGTACTTGGAAAATTAAAGCATGAAGCTCCAAGACTCACGAACTTCAATTACTATCGTGTAGACCTCTATTTTTCTTTATATGCAACTTAAAGAATTGAATGATCGCTTCAATGAGGTAAATATTAACTTGCTTCTTTTGTATGACATATTTGAGTTCGgtgaataattttgcatcttttgacCAACAAAAAGTAGATCATTTCTCCCAACTTTATCCTTAAGATTTTAATCATGTGGACCTCATAATTCTAATTCAACTTGATAGTTATATTCATGATTTGAAGATGTATAGTGAGTTTCCAttattgaaagaaattagtgatttttcaaaggaATTGGTGAAGACTAGGAGGTGTGAAAACtacaagttagtatataagcTTCTTACATTAGTTTGGGTGGAGATCCCTTTTTTGCTATGAATATTGTCAAAACACTATTGTGTAACAAAATAGGAGAtgaatggttgagtgatagtttgGTTGTTTACATTAAGagatatgtttttgtttttactaataatgagcctattatgcAACGTTTTCATGTAATTTGTTTGTACTGATAAATTATGAATGATATTAATATTGTCTACTATCTAAAAGGTTGACTACATTTTTTTGGAATGTTTTACATTTTAAATTTTGCCCCTCCCCTCAACATTTCCTAGCTTCGCCACTGCTTATGACACAATCCATGACATAAAAATGAAATGATAATCTCAGTATGCGTAAATCAAATGCAAGTTAAGACCTTCTTGAACAAAGTTAAAGATTGAGTTAATTTCACATTACcaacaaacacttaaaaacttaaaatcaTCAATACCAATAgaatattaaaaattgattaCCCATCAAAATACTGAGCTTCAATCTCTACATGTAAATCACCATAAATACTCTACTTATGTCATACTAATCCAAGACAAGAACACAACTTTACTAATATTGAAAATGTTGCATCCCTAATTATAGTAATTATCTACACAAAACAacattttcaactcttttcacATCCCAGAATTTTGGCGCGActtattttttcttgttttcgtGCCCGACAGACGGACGGCCAGATCATCACGATCAAAATAATCAACGCCTCTGATTGCGCTATGCCACCCTTCGTATATTTACAAAATTACCGATGATCTCGCGGATTAGTTGCTTTAATTTCGGAATCGTTCCGTCAGCAGGAGAGTCAACTCACTACCAGCACTGGTCGGTCTCCCAGTTCCGGCGAGTGTAGTACCCGGAATATCTTGACGCCGACGACAACGGCCGGCTCCGCCGCATAAATTGCCGGTCGTAATCGGCGCGTTTGTCGGGATCCGACAGTGTGGAGTAGGCAGCGTGAATCTTCATGAACTCGTCGGCCGACGTGTCCTTGCGCTCGATCGCCGCCACGTCGGGGTGGCAAACCCGAGCCAGTCTCCGATACGCCGATTTAATCTCCTGACACGTAGCGACGGCTGGGATGCCGAGGATTTCGTACAGCGAGGTCATTGTTTGAGGGCGGAGATACGACGCCGTCTCGGCCTCAGGCAAAGCGTAAGCGGAGCCGGTGGCGAAGGCGCGAATCGGCTGAAATCGTACACGTGTCGACGTTTTAGGAGAGGCTGTGGCGGAGAGAATTGGAGCGGCGAGGAATGCGGTGGAGGACGAGGCAGAAAGCATGATACGGTGCGTTTTGGTATGCGTTGTGGAATTTGGttgaggagagagggagaggagtGGGGGTGGTTTGGCTTTATATGTTGAGGGAGTTTGAGGGGTGTTTGGATGCGGACGTGGGTTGGGCCAGGCCAGAGCTATAACTAGGGTTAAATATGGTGTTTGGTTAAGCTAAGAAAATGGTTATCCAGTTTGGCTGGGATTGATGCTGACTCCTCAAACATAATAATCGTAATTTTCACTTTATTTTTGGTGGTcataaattgaaaataaatggtAGTGGATGAGTTTTATTGGTCATTTGTGTCCTCTTTAGATTAGCAGATTGGTCTTTTTCCTTTACTTTTACTACAAAGTTGAAATGTGTTACGCATCTAGTGATGTGTTTTGTTTCATTATTATCGAATCAAATTGTATTCATTGTAAATTGT
This window contains:
- the LOC103400239 gene encoding chaperone protein dnaJ 11, chloroplastic-like, giving the protein MLSASSSTAFLAAPILSATASPKTSTRVRFQPIRAFATGSAYALPEAETASYLRPQTMTSLYEILGIPAVATCQEIKSAYRRLARVCHPDVAAIERKDTSADEFMKIHAAYSTLSDPDKRADYDRQFMRRSRPLSSASRYSGYYTRRNWETDQCW